GAAAGAAGAAGAGTTGAAGCAACAATTCTGATCGGGATGCTCCTTATAGGAGCACTCGGAATGACTTTCGTGAGCACGGCAATCGCGAGTGAAGAAGCCACAACAACAGAAGCGGTGCATTTTAATACGCTCATCGAGTTCCTGCCAGATGCGCCTTCCGGTTGGGATGGCGAAGAGCCAGAGGGCATGACGTTTACGCATGAAGAAGGAACGTGGAGCATGGCAACAGAGCACTACACAAAATCCGGTGCTGATGATGTAACCGCTGACGTCGTTATTACAGATTATGCCTTCTATACCGTGGGATGGTCAACAGCATGGCAAAGTTTTGTCGCTTACGAGACTACGGAAGGATACATAAAAAAAGTGAATGTGGAGGGATTTCCTGCGTGGGAGGTTTACGACAAAGAGTCGGCTGAGTATGCGTTGCATGTTGGCGTAAACGACCGCTTCATGGTGTTTATTAGCACGAACAGCGACAAGGATACGCTCTACGACTTTGCCAATGCGATTGATTATGATGGCATCGCCGCGTTAGGCGGAGGGGCAGCAGCACCACCCGCAGGAACGGCAGAGCCAACGAGAGCACCCACGAAGGCACCCACAACATCCACCGAGGAAGGCAGCGAGACACCCGGCTTCGAGGTTGTATTCGCGGTCGTAGGGCTACTGGCAGTGATGGCTCTTTTGCGAAGGAGAAGATAAACAAATCTTCCTTTTTTTTCTTTTTATAAACGAAGGATAGCCCCCGCTAGCAGGTGATCTGTCAAATAATAGGCAGAAAATGCTCGACTTTCAAAACTGCATAGGTGGGCAGGCGAGATGATGCTTAATCGTCAACCCCCCCGTATTACGTCCGTTTTGTCAATTACCCTCACGTCCGGCACCATCCTATCATAGACCGAAATAACCGTCGCCTCCAACCCTTTAAAGGACTCGCGTATGCACTCTAACTCGTCAGGTGAAACCGGTTTTACGACACACGGTCGCAGCGGGGTATTGAGCTGCACCTCATCCGGTTTTATTTCCGCAGCAATACGCGCCAGTTCCCATCCGTACTCTTTATTCTCCTCCACGAACATCATCTGCAAGCAGAGTTGCCCTTTATAACCTTTCCTGAATTCCTTCAGCCCCGCTATTATCGAGTCGAGCTTTATCTCATCGCTTACCGGTCTGTTTACTTTTTCGAATGTGTCTTGATCCGGAGCATCGAGCTTCGCGATCACGATGTCCAGCTTCTTCAAGTCTTCTCGTACCGTCGCATCGGTGATCAAGGCGGAATTTGTCAGAATGACCAGCGGTTTCGTGCTGTATTGTTTGATCATCGCGGCAACCTCGCCGAGGTTCGCGCCCAGTGTCGGCTCGCCCATGCCTGCAAACGTAATCACATCGGTGGTATCTTCGATGGTTTTTGCAATCGCTGCAATCTCACGCTTGATCTCCTCCGTCGGTACGTACACTTTCCGCTCTACCGTTCTGTTCGTCGTCCCGCCAAGCTGACAATAGACGCAGTCAAACGAGCAGGTCTTATCGCTCGTGCTTAAGATATCCACGCCTAACGATCTGCCCAGTC
The DNA window shown above is from Methanomicrobia archaeon and carries:
- a CDS encoding radical SAM protein, with amino-acid sequence MQFVYGPVASWRLGRSLGVDILSTSDKTCSFDCVYCQLGGTTNRTVERKVYVPTEEIKREIAAIAKTIEDTTDVITFAGMGEPTLGANLGEVAAMIKQYSTKPLVILTNSALITDATVREDLKKLDIVIAKLDAPDQDTFEKVNRPVSDEIKLDSIIAGLKEFRKGYKGQLCLQMMFVEENKEYGWELARIAAEIKPDEVQLNTPLRPCVVKPVSPDELECIRESFKGLEATVISVYDRMVPDVRVIDKTDVIRGG
- a CDS encoding PGF-CTERM sorting domain-containing protein, whose amino-acid sequence is MSERRRVEATILIGMLLIGALGMTFVSTAIASEEATTTEAVHFNTLIEFLPDAPSGWDGEEPEGMTFTHEEGTWSMATEHYTKSGADDVTADVVITDYAFYTVGWSTAWQSFVAYETTEGYIKKVNVEGFPAWEVYDKESAEYALHVGVNDRFMVFISTNSDKDTLYDFANAIDYDGIAALGGGAAAPPAGTAEPTRAPTKAPTTSTEEGSETPGFEVVFAVVGLLAVMALLRRRR